A genomic region of Desulfosarcina ovata subsp. ovata contains the following coding sequences:
- a CDS encoding 3-hydroxyacyl-CoA dehydrogenase family protein → MHKINNVFIAGAGTMGSGIAQVVAQAGFQVTLYDLKNKFIDRGIAIIKKSLKRLVDKGKKTNEEMEEILQRITPSTSLNTANTADLVIEAVFEDLSVKKDLLNEFDKICKKQAILGSNTSTLPIAALAAGTKNPERIIGIHFMNPVPLMRGVEIIPGMETSEEIVVIVKDFIRSLDKEPVESLDYAGFISSRILDAMLNEAVKCVMEGNKPIEIDKNMKFCCNFPMGPLELIDLVGVDIVLHGLETLHRELGDKYQPAPLLRQMVRAGRLGRKTNKGFYEYNK, encoded by the coding sequence ATGCATAAAATAAATAACGTTTTTATTGCTGGTGCCGGTACGATGGGAAGCGGTATTGCCCAGGTTGTGGCGCAGGCTGGATTCCAGGTAACATTGTATGATTTAAAAAATAAATTTATTGATCGGGGAATCGCAATTATTAAGAAAAGTTTAAAAAGACTTGTTGATAAAGGGAAGAAAACTAATGAAGAAATGGAAGAAATCCTACAACGTATAACACCTTCAACCAGTCTAAATACCGCTAATACTGCTGATCTAGTTATTGAAGCGGTTTTTGAAGACCTAAGCGTAAAAAAGGATCTTTTGAATGAATTTGATAAAATTTGTAAGAAACAAGCGATTCTTGGGTCAAATACTTCAACCTTGCCGATAGCCGCATTAGCCGCGGGAACAAAAAACCCGGAGCGTATTATCGGGATTCATTTTATGAACCCTGTTCCTTTGATGCGGGGAGTGGAAATAATTCCAGGTATGGAAACCTCTGAAGAAATAGTGGTAATTGTAAAAGATTTCATTAGAAGTTTAGATAAAGAGCCTGTAGAATCCCTTGATTATGCGGGATTTATATCTAGCAGGATTTTGGATGCCATGCTAAATGAAGCTGTGAAATGTGTTATGGAGGGAAATAAACCGATAGAAATTGATAAAAATATGAAATTTTGCTGTAATTTTCCGATGGGACCACTTGAATTGATCGATCTTGTCGGGGTAGATATTGTTCTTCATGGCCTTGAGACGTTGCATAGAGAACTTGGCGATAAATACCAACCTGCGCCGTTATTGAGGCAAATGGTCAGGGCAGGACGTTTAGGCAGGAAAACAAATAAAGGCTTTTATGAATATAATAAATAG
- a CDS encoding Druantia anti-phage system protein DruA encodes MSESMTIQGRKLFSEDIELIRRLMADNPDWHRSRLSIELCRMWNWRTDKGQPKDIACRSMLRKLEQRQFIVLPPPLRPGNHSRQIPDMPHRRDPIEGVLDDLRPVEIIMVSGRSDNDHLFHCLMDRYHYLGCRGHVGEHMKYMVYDRHERPLACLLFGSAAWKTTPRDRYIGWNVATRQGNLKLLTNNTRFLILPWVRIPNLASFILGACLRRLRSDWSTRYGHDLCLVETFVDRSRFEGTCYQAANWLKLGQTKGRSRQDRYRKLKVPVKDLYVYPLTADFKKRLCAAG; translated from the coding sequence ATGAGTGAGAGCATGACCATTCAGGGGCGCAAATTATTTTCCGAAGATATTGAACTGATTCGTCGGCTGATGGCCGACAATCCGGATTGGCACCGCAGTCGGTTATCCATCGAACTGTGCCGAATGTGGAATTGGCGCACCGATAAAGGTCAGCCCAAAGATATTGCCTGCCGTTCAATGTTGCGTAAGCTAGAACAACGCCAGTTCATCGTGCTGCCGCCACCGTTGCGACCGGGAAATCATTCCCGGCAGATACCTGACATGCCTCATCGTCGCGACCCCATCGAGGGAGTGCTGGACGATCTTCGTCCTGTTGAAATCATCATGGTCAGTGGCCGTTCAGACAACGATCACCTTTTTCATTGTCTAATGGATCGCTACCATTATTTGGGGTGCCGGGGTCACGTTGGCGAGCATATGAAGTATATGGTCTATGATCGCCACGAAAGGCCCCTGGCCTGCCTGCTTTTTGGATCGGCAGCCTGGAAAACAACACCACGAGACCGTTACATCGGATGGAACGTGGCTACACGCCAAGGGAATCTGAAGCTGTTGACCAACAACACCCGGTTTTTGATTCTACCCTGGGTTCGCATTCCCAACTTGGCCAGTTTCATTCTGGGCGCTTGTCTCAGGCGGTTGCGGTCCGATTGGTCCACGCGCTATGGTCACGATTTGTGCCTGGTCGAAACCTTCGTCGATCGTTCCCGCTTTGAAGGGACCTGTTATCAGGCTGCCAACTGGCTAAAATTGGGGCAAACCAAAGGCCGCAGCCGTCAAGATCGCTATCGAAAGTTGAAGGTGCCGGTCAAAGACCTGTACGTTTATCCGTTGACAGCCGATTTCAAAAAGCGCTTATGTGCCGCAGGCTGA
- a CDS encoding thiolase family protein — protein MKDEEIVIVSAARSPFGRYCGSLKDMDYFDLGAIPMKEVLNRLNLESNVVDEVFWGVGDTSVCKDVFTPVAARQTLLKAGLPSETPSISIDKACVSAMSAAKLASMAIKLGEIDVAIAGGATSFSQEPLIVRGLRYKGFRIGNVEMEDPLFQLGYKDFNPVSVDTDDVANEYKITREEMDEWALRSHQNYGEAWKAGKFKDEIIPIEIPKKGGGFGMLDIDEQYRADSSLERLSRLKPVYGTRAITAGNAPGLNDGATALLLMAKRKAKDLGLDVLGEIVAMTSIAIHPNRMPEGPGFAIKKVLKMADLFIDDVRVMEINEAFAAVPIVSIEVACDNDREKAKRIQKKTNINGSAIAIGHPNTASGARIMMNLMYELKRQGGGYAIGAICGGLAQADACIIKV, from the coding sequence ATGAAGGATGAAGAGATAGTCATTGTAAGCGCAGCTAGGTCTCCCTTTGGAAGATATTGTGGCTCTCTGAAAGATATGGATTATTTCGATCTAGGGGCTATTCCGATGAAGGAAGTTCTTAACAGGTTGAATTTGGAAAGCAATGTTGTTGATGAGGTCTTTTGGGGGGTAGGTGATACGTCTGTATGTAAGGATGTATTCACACCAGTAGCTGCGCGGCAGACTTTATTAAAGGCCGGGCTGCCTTCGGAAACACCATCTATCAGCATAGATAAGGCCTGTGTTTCCGCCATGTCGGCAGCTAAACTTGCCTCTATGGCTATTAAACTCGGAGAGATAGATGTTGCTATTGCAGGAGGAGCTACCAGCTTTAGCCAGGAGCCGCTCATAGTTCGAGGGTTAAGATACAAAGGATTTAGAATCGGAAATGTTGAAATGGAAGATCCGCTGTTTCAACTTGGTTACAAAGATTTTAATCCGGTCTCTGTTGATACGGATGACGTTGCCAACGAATATAAAATTACCCGCGAGGAAATGGATGAGTGGGCATTAAGGAGCCATCAAAATTACGGTGAGGCTTGGAAAGCAGGAAAATTTAAAGATGAAATCATCCCGATAGAAATACCTAAGAAGGGCGGCGGTTTTGGAATGTTGGACATTGACGAGCAATACAGGGCTGATAGCAGTCTTGAAAGACTATCCCGCTTGAAACCCGTTTACGGAACAAGAGCTATCACCGCTGGTAATGCGCCTGGGCTTAATGACGGAGCCACGGCATTGTTGCTAATGGCAAAACGCAAAGCCAAGGATTTGGGTCTCGATGTGTTAGGCGAGATTGTTGCGATGACTTCCATTGCTATTCATCCGAATAGAATGCCGGAAGGACCCGGATTTGCGATCAAAAAAGTTTTGAAAATGGCGGATCTTTTCATCGATGACGTTCGGGTGATGGAAATTAACGAAGCATTTGCAGCAGTACCAATTGTGAGCATTGAAGTCGCATGTGATAATGATCGGGAAAAAGCAAAAAGAATTCAAAAAAAGACAAATATTAACGGCAGTGCAATTGCTATTGGACATCCAAATACAGCTAGCGGCGCTAGAATAATGATGAATCTTATGTATGAACTAAAACGCCAGGGCGGTGGTTACGCTATTGGTGCAATTTGTGGTGGCCTAGCCCAAGCTGATGCCTGTATTATAAAAGTGTAG
- a CDS encoding (4Fe-4S)-binding protein, whose amino-acid sequence MTGEKKKKTIKTIKINIDKCHGCRACEVICSAFHASPKYSSNNPARSRIRILRDPLRDIYVPVYAGEYTVAECAGRDKYIIDGKEYDECAFCRASCPSREEFKEPDSGLPLKCDMCEDEEEPLCVKWCPADALVYEEREEEVEEEVEQGELEIGLEVLVDKYGMQKLTNAIGRMSGKD is encoded by the coding sequence GTGACAGGTGAGAAAAAAAAGAAAACAATTAAAACGATAAAAATAAATATTGATAAATGCCATGGGTGTCGGGCATGCGAGGTGATATGCTCCGCCTTTCACGCTTCACCAAAATATAGCAGTAATAATCCGGCCAGATCCCGTATTCGAATATTACGTGATCCCCTAAGAGACATATATGTTCCTGTCTACGCGGGAGAATATACTGTTGCTGAATGCGCCGGTAGAGACAAATATATCATTGACGGAAAGGAGTACGACGAGTGTGCCTTTTGCAGGGCTTCCTGCCCGTCCAGGGAGGAGTTCAAAGAACCCGATTCCGGTCTCCCCCTAAAGTGTGATATGTGCGAAGACGAAGAAGAACCCTTGTGTGTTAAGTGGTGCCCGGCTGATGCGCTAGTTTACGAAGAGAGGGAAGAGGAAGTCGAAGAAGAGGTGGAGCAGGGGGAGTTGGAGATCGGGTTGGAAGTACTGGTAGACAAATATGGAATGCAAAAGCTAACCAATGCCATTGGCCGAATGTCAGGGAAGGACTAA
- a CDS encoding aldehyde ferredoxin oxidoreductase N-terminal domain-containing protein, with amino-acid sequence MRYAETGFNLEVDLTRGNIERVATDPRDTELYLGGLGTNAKILWDRVPPEVDAFSPENLLIFGAGLLCGTPATGCNRTIVSTISPLTRLMAFSMMGGFWAPELKYAGYDKVILRGKSPDLVYLWINNDKVEIRDASHLQGKGAIETAELIKHELEEPRAQVAAIGLAGENRVYFASIEQGRSSASRGGIGAVMGDKGVKAIVVRGTTDINIAQPLEYIELCNEVMEYIKFRNENPIKWVEPVLSVLGSPQEMAIHDEKWHTTNFVWGNARTRRKDFWTEDVATKWMETLDSMRTRLISCYNCPMQCGATISVPGLPTYMMKCFSKLTYTMAAFSDLEFGLRIAQRATEYGLDGFSTPQVMAFALELLENGILTDKDFPEMPEDNEGRFYYLLDKIVNREGVGDILANGTYWAAKEIGKSAEAYAHNNIKKQEQLPLKLSMMNPIYFLMYCTGEKISITQIEGQFPQGPFPKREQREEFVKDWFQVPDEKFKQYFLDWELRGENSIPYYPTVEMCCDIVDWQERMHYIDDALGMCAGLSSFPMKPPYHIHNFPKFISSGAGIEMDEEKLTKAAKRYRTLVRAINIRRGMRKKDEKPPEDHWKHRFPDLEKDLLDTYYKYKGWNDEGIPTKESLNELGLDYVYEDFVKRGISMDSEDASSNDASAEKEKE; translated from the coding sequence ATGAGGTACGCAGAGACAGGGTTTAATTTAGAAGTTGATCTAACCCGGGGAAATATTGAGCGGGTCGCAACTGATCCAAGAGATACCGAGCTTTATCTGGGGGGTTTAGGTACTAACGCCAAGATATTGTGGGACAGGGTTCCGCCTGAGGTTGATGCTTTTTCTCCAGAGAATCTTTTAATATTCGGCGCCGGTCTTTTGTGTGGCACACCTGCTACCGGTTGTAACCGCACCATTGTTTCTACCATTTCTCCTCTGACCAGGTTAATGGCATTTTCAATGATGGGCGGATTTTGGGCACCGGAATTGAAATATGCCGGTTATGACAAAGTGATCCTTCGCGGCAAATCCCCCGATCTGGTTTATTTGTGGATAAACAATGACAAAGTAGAAATACGTGATGCCTCTCATTTGCAGGGTAAGGGCGCCATTGAAACTGCAGAACTTATTAAGCACGAGTTGGAGGAGCCGAGAGCCCAGGTAGCTGCTATTGGCCTGGCCGGTGAAAACAGGGTCTATTTTGCTTCCATCGAGCAGGGAAGGTCCAGTGCCAGCCGAGGCGGAATCGGTGCCGTTATGGGAGACAAAGGGGTAAAGGCGATAGTTGTTCGAGGGACAACGGACATAAATATTGCTCAGCCGCTGGAATACATTGAACTTTGCAATGAAGTGATGGAATATATAAAATTCCGGAACGAAAATCCAATTAAGTGGGTAGAGCCTGTTCTTTCCGTACTTGGGTCACCGCAAGAGATGGCAATCCATGATGAGAAGTGGCACACCACAAATTTCGTCTGGGGAAATGCCCGCACCCGCAGAAAAGATTTCTGGACCGAGGACGTCGCAACGAAATGGATGGAGACGCTGGATAGTATGCGGACGCGGTTAATAAGTTGCTACAACTGTCCGATGCAATGCGGAGCAACAATATCCGTCCCGGGGCTACCAACATACATGATGAAATGTTTTTCGAAACTTACATACACAATGGCTGCATTTTCAGACCTGGAATTTGGTTTGAGAATCGCCCAGCGTGCAACGGAGTATGGCCTGGACGGATTCTCAACACCGCAAGTGATGGCCTTCGCACTTGAACTTTTAGAAAACGGCATTTTGACGGATAAAGACTTTCCGGAAATGCCGGAAGACAATGAGGGCAGATTCTACTATCTGCTTGACAAAATTGTCAATAGGGAAGGAGTTGGAGATATTCTGGCCAATGGTACGTATTGGGCGGCCAAAGAGATCGGTAAGAGCGCAGAAGCATATGCACATAATAATATTAAGAAACAAGAACAACTGCCTCTCAAGCTATCAATGATGAATCCAATTTATTTCCTTATGTATTGTACAGGAGAGAAAATAAGCATTACACAGATTGAAGGGCAGTTCCCCCAAGGACCTTTTCCGAAAAGAGAGCAAAGAGAAGAGTTTGTCAAGGATTGGTTCCAGGTTCCTGATGAAAAGTTTAAGCAATATTTTCTTGACTGGGAGCTTCGCGGAGAAAATTCAATTCCCTATTACCCCACTGTTGAAATGTGTTGTGATATTGTTGACTGGCAAGAGCGGATGCACTACATTGATGACGCCCTTGGAATGTGCGCCGGTTTGTCATCATTTCCCATGAAACCTCCATATCATATACACAATTTCCCTAAATTTATTTCATCCGGGGCCGGGATCGAAATGGATGAAGAGAAACTGACGAAAGCAGCAAAAAGATACCGAACTTTGGTCAGAGCAATTAATATAAGACGAGGTATGAGAAAAAAAGACGAGAAACCGCCAGAGGATCATTGGAAGCATCGGTTTCCCGATCTTGAAAAGGATCTCTTAGATACGTATTACAAATACAAGGGTTGGAATGATGAGGGTATTCCGACTAAAGAGTCCTTAAATGAGTTGGGGTTGGATTACGTATACGAGGATTTTGTTAAAAGGGGAATATCGATGGATAGTGAAGATGCTTCTTCCAACGACGCTTCGGCGGAAAAAGAGAAGGAATAA
- a CDS encoding cysteine hydrolase family protein has protein sequence MRAAVLVIDMIKDNFEGTKGNRLTDEARAFLPALNHLLAVARKIKYPVIFASDSFLKEDFIFNSKLKPHAIRGTHGAEVINDIHRGSDDIIMGKRRFSAFFKTDLDQTLRTWRIDTVVVTGIATTFCILGTVFDALSHDFKTILIEDCTAAHDKKIHQIYMDIYRNSPLYPLLRVFQAEEFINMVNRQ, from the coding sequence ATGCGTGCAGCCGTTCTTGTCATTGATATGATCAAGGATAATTTCGAGGGGACAAAAGGTAATCGCCTGACTGATGAAGCAAGAGCATTTTTACCTGCCCTGAATCATTTGTTGGCAGTTGCAAGGAAAATAAAATACCCGGTGATCTTTGCATCTGACAGTTTTTTGAAAGAGGATTTTATCTTTAATAGCAAATTGAAACCGCATGCTATTAGAGGGACTCATGGCGCTGAAGTCATAAATGATATTCACCGTGGATCAGATGATATTATTATGGGAAAAAGGCGGTTTAGTGCTTTTTTTAAAACAGATCTAGATCAAACCCTTAGAACCTGGCGAATAGACACTGTAGTTGTTACCGGGATTGCAACAACTTTTTGTATATTGGGTACAGTCTTTGACGCTCTCTCACATGATTTTAAAACTATTCTTATTGAAGATTGCACCGCAGCTCATGATAAAAAAATACACCAAATATATATGGATATTTACAGGAACTCTCCTCTATATCCTCTTTTAAGGGTTTTTCAGGCCGAGGAGTTCATTAATATGGTAAACCGTCAATAA